CTTTATGGGAGGTTAGAATTTGGCTATGTAGTATAAAAAACTAAGATACAGGTGGTTAAATACTTTTGATATTATTCTCTGATTTAAATTAGAGTTTCATCTTGGTAGTCTCATTAAAAGTTTGTATTTAAAATCAGCATAATTATGTTATAGAGGAAAATGTCTAATTTTCATCGGACAACATTGCTAAAAAAACATCAAAGcaaaataaatctaaattttgTCTTATATTATAGAATTGTAATAGAATTGTAATGTAAAAATCTTGCCTTATTCAGCTGAAAATTCTAATGTTAGTTTATACTATGGAATTGTAATATAAGAGAACCTTATAATTGACAGGGAAGCTAAGATTTGGAACAATGTGTTTGAGAAAGCTGAGAAGGTAGCAGGCATCGAAAGAGGAAGCATAAGGGCAACTGTTCTGATAGAAACACTTCCTGCAGTGTTTCAAATGAATGAAATTTTGTATGAACTGAAGGACCATTCAGTGGGTTTGAACTGTGGGCGTTGGGATTACATTTTCAGTTATGTTAAGACCTTCCAAGCTCATCCAGATCGCCTCTTACCAGATAGGGTCCTGGTTGGCATGACTCAACACTTCATGAAAAGTTATTCTGATCTTCTCATCAGGACGTGCCACAGGCGCGGCGTGCATGCTATGGGAGGAATGGTATGTAATGGAATCACTTTGGTTtactattacttttttttatagacaaacattagttatttatattgttaattttttgttagtgcGGGGTTTGAACCCATAACATCTCCCTTCCCTTCTCTCTTCAACATTAGACCAATGTTATATCTCTTGGTTTACTATTACTGATAGacatgcatatttatttttaagcagTTCTAACTTTTAAGCAAAAGAGTAATTTTAGATTAGAGACTATACAATGTTAGATTAATAATTGCTATTTGAACAGTGTCTATACAAACTTGCACActatcaattaaaaatcattattggTATATTTTTGTTGTAGTTAGCATAAAAGACAATCAATTTATTGCATTTTGTGATTGGATCAAATCATGAAAACCCTTTACATGGTCAGTATCAATCAACCAAGTTAAAATTACacttaatataacttttaataattattataaaaatttgcaaACTAGCTCCAGTCCTATTAGTGTACATTATAAATAGGATCAGAGCTTagtatattataatttgttattgaatCACGTTATGAAAACTTTTATACTGTAATGCATGTACTGATTTCTCTTTTAAGTTGTTAAACAGGCAGCGCAGATTCCAATCAAAGAAGATCCAGTGGCTAACGAGGTAGCACTGGAACTTGTAAGGAAGGACAAGCTTAGAGAAGTGAAGGCAGGGCACGATGGAACTTGGGCTGCGCACCCTGGTCTCATTCCAGCCTGCATGGAGATTTTCAACAACAACATGGGCAATGCTTCCAACCAGATAGACACAGTGAAAAGCGAAGATGGGGCAAACATCACCGAGCAAGACCTCTTGCAGATACCAAGAGGAGCCCGCACCATGGAAGGTCTCAGATTGAACACAAGGGTGGGAATTCAGTACGTGGCGGCGTGGCTCACCGGAAGCGGTTCGGTGCCTCTATACAACCTCATGGAGGATGCTGCCACTGCTGAGATCAGCAGGGTGCAGAATTGGCAGTGGCTCAAGTATGGAGTGGAGCTCAATGGGGATGGTCTTGGAGTGAAagtgaacaaagaactttttgGTAGGGTTGTTGAAGAAGAGATGGCTAGGATTGAAAAGGAAGTGGGGACAGAGAAGTTCAAGAAGGGAATGTACAAGGAGGCTTGCAAGATCTTCACTCGCCAATGCACGTCACCAACGCTTGATGATTTTCTCACTCTGGATGCTTATAATTACATTGTCGTGCATCACCCGAGGGAAACATCAAagctttgaagtttgaactaaGGAAGTGGTTCTTTATTATGCATAATAATTGGGTCCTTTAGATTCTGTCTTGTTTGTTCTCCTAAGTTGTCTTTGTCTTTTTACCATCACTTCATCGTTTCATGAAGGGCCTGGGACGTCATATAATTGTGCGTGGAAGAGAAGAATAAAGTTCGTCATTGTAGCTATATTTTGAATGATATAACTTGCCTTATGTTTACTAGCAATGAAAACAATTATACTagaaatttgatatatatatatttttgtcacTAAATTATGTCGATTAATGTTATCAAAGTAGTTTCCCTACAGCATTCTAGAAAAGGTACGTAGGTCCAATTGCCTACAAGTTACAGCTTCCTGAAAACTCTCGGATCCACTCAACATTTCATGTCTCCATGATCAAGTTATGCCTAGACCCCTCTGTTAATTAAGCAGAGGCATCCTTCTGTTGATAGTTATATTATAGTTGCATGTGTTTCACACTAATCAAAATGGTTTGTCCCATCTTATCAAAATGGTTTATCCCATcttatttgaaaatttgtaattgtagtattttttaattttttttggtcttttgtACCCAACGGATTAGGATTGGTAAGAATATAGGGTGGTagtattaattgatttttttttcgggAAGCACGCGCAGAGTACAAATCAACAATGTGGGTGGTTTTTCATATGAGATTGAGTTCTGTAATgtaaagggtttttttttttaggtttttttttttactatggaTAAAGGCTTAAGGAAACCAAAGAGCTATTAGATCGCCTCAACGCTGAAATTGATTTCACAATTCAGAAGCAAGCTATATTAGAAAATCTGGGCATTGCTATGTGCACCCCAAAATTGCTGGTACACCtagtaattttatgatttttccaTTTTGCCCGTATGACCCAATCCATaagtttttttctaaatatttctttaaaaaaatatgatttacgAATTAATGTTCCAAACACGAGACAAACATGTGACTTTCAAGTTATTAACACAACACTCTAACCAATTAAGCTAATAgcccaattatgttataaaataaataatgttgttatatataacaataaaatttctaatgtatatttaatgagcatataaatttaaataataaattttgtgataattaattttgatataactcatatgaattatttaatttgtatatttttttataaataaaaaatatttactattaaaaaaattaatttattaaaaaattaaaaaaatacttacagaTCACGtaatccgtatgagtcataCAGATTAATACAAATTACCTCATATGAATTACGTAATTCGTATGAATTATacagattacgtaatccgtatgaATTATACGAGTTATGTAatccataaaaacaaaaaacacttaagggtatttttggaattttattttaatgctgggtgcacaagcaataatatgtctggtgcacctagcaaagCCCTAAAATCTACATCTAATTAGTGATATGATTTTGGTCGTTGCTTTAGgcacccagcatttttgctGGGACACCCAACAACGAAGGTGAAAGGGCTAAAATGCCCTTCACCTTTTGCCTATAAAAAACAAGAGTAACTCGTCCGTATGAGTCAGTGTTCATGTGTCATTTTcgttctttttcttcctctacTTTATGCGTCGATgtggttcttcttcttcccctttCCTATGTCGTTTCACTCCGTtggtgcttcttcttcttcctttgtggGTGTTGGTCCTTCATTTGTGGTTTTTCTTGTTGGTGGCTCCTAATCCTTTGTTGCTGGCCTTATCATACTTATTTTTTGTGCATTGTGTTGCTACTCcttcgttgttgttgttgttgccttTTTTGAAtgaatgattataattttttggatGTTGTTGATATTAGTTTGATGTTGTTGTTTAAAGCAGTGTAACAGACTAAAACAACATTTTACTGAAAAAATCTCATACGGATCATCAATTCGTATGACCCATTAAGGTTGCTGATCTatataggtttttttttgttgaatatttttttttctaaatttgtttttttgaaattttctgtttacattgtaaatatatatatttgtcaattattatttaaattgttttgtaGTGTAATATTGTTTTGTAATGTtagtgaaattttataattttttcttatttatatgttaagtatagattttattcatataaaaaaatgtattagttattactaagattagattagattgcTAAAActaagattagattagattatatcactaaaattaagattagattggtaaaacaattaattttcaatattgttatattatatttgtttaacttttttttaaaaatttgaaacaaatatttaaaagatattaaatttgttacttatgaaaaatattgaaatcataattaaaaaaaatttaaaattgttagttacaaaaaatatttaaacggaaattttaaataattaaaatttgttataaaaatattgaaacataatttttaattgtataatactgttagttataaaaaaattatgaaaccaaaatttaaaatttaaaatatgataagattgttagtttaagataatgattgaaatcaaatttaaaaatatattaaatttggtagttataaaaaatattgaaaccaaattttaaaatttaaaatatgataatattgttagtttaagataattattgaaatcaaatttaaaaatatattaaagttggtagttataaaaaatattaaaaccaaaatttaaaattcaaaatatgacaagattgttagtttaaggtaatgattgaaatgaaatttaaaaatatattaaatttggtagttataagaaatattgaaacaaaaatttaaaagatgatAAGATGGCTAGTTTAAGATAataattgaaatcaaatttaaaattatattaaatttgatagttataaaaaatagtgaaaccaaaatttaaaatatgataaaattatcagtttaagataatgattgaaattaaatttaaaaatatatttaatttggtagttataaaaaatattgaaactaaaatttaaaatttaaaatatgataagattgttaatttaagataatgattgaaaacaaatttaaaaaatattaaatttggtagttattaaaaatattaaaaccaaaatttaaaatttaattattaatcactataataaacattAAAGTACATAACTCAGTTAAATGTatacacaaaattattttagcaaTCTAATATTACTTTTACCaatctaattacaaaattaattttttaggaatctaatgttagttttagcaatttttaaaagtttatatatattgtcatttttttaaccaTTCTAATTactaaatacatatttttatatttttatatcactataaaataatatcaccaaatcaatatttctaaaattgctaaaactatttaaaaaaattacactacaaaacaaattaaatatataattgaaaaaattttatttgctatttaaaaaaaattaaaacctatGGATCAAAAATCCATATGGTTACACGGATTGATGATTCGTATGAGTCATACAGATTAAAAATCCTtatgtttctaaaaaaaaatttatgtatctcttcttcttcagcGACGAATAATCATCCAATTTCATCATATCCTGTTGAACAACGCATCATGTACATCACCAGAGATAACAAATGCTCAAAAAAGAAGACTAAGGAAGCTAACGAAAATAACTTACACTAAGAgtgtgaaattttaaaaaaaaaaaacaaaaagatgcTGCAGAAATAGAATCCAAACCTCCTATACCGAAAATAGACATATTTAACAACTGCTCCTATGATTTTGTGGGCATTTTATTTCCATGTAGAGTTGGGCTGTAACTTGGCTTGGGCCTCTTTCTGAAGAAAAGAAATTGTCTTTCGTACCAAAACGCATTTCTCAAAAAAtaattggaaaagaaaaaaaaaagaagagaggatAAATGTGCTATGTTGAGTGATTTGGTTTGGTTGAATGGAAAAGACGggaagtttttttaaaacaaaaattgtggGATTCACAATAAACAATTCCtttttcaattgattaaaaGTGCAATAAAATTGGTGGTGTGTGCCTTGCTTTTCCCATCTAGCCCTCATCGCATGAGTTAAAAACTGGCATTATGCACTTTACATGCTTATTTTTCCAGGTTAAAAAACATGTTAATACTGTAGGCTAAAATGGTATTTTTTAAGTGTATCAATGTCTTTTTTTTCAACTTACCaaacacttttaatttaaatattttttattttactttatttctcttcaaccaaataattttcattttcatcttatTTCTCACTTATCTTACCTAGTTACTTTCATTCCTTCTCTTTGTTTTCTCACAACcaaacaaaagattaaaaatctGAATATCATGTGATTAGATCAATCACAGTGCCCTTTTTCACAACCATTATCGAGCTCTACCCACACCACCACACCATCTGGTCAAAACTCTGAAAACAAAACTACAAAAGCTATACCCCGATGCATCGGATTTTTTGgtagaaaaaagagaaataaataaaaataaaatagattaaaataagAATAGGGGATGCacgaaaattaaaacaaaactacaaaagctaaaaatatgaatgaagagagatatttgatttaaaaaaagtaaataaaaaaattaaaccctacaattttaaatttattccttCTTTAATTTTCCTTCAACCAAACATATTAacctttttatttgattatttttctcCAACTCAAGAAAGGAATCTGATCTAGAGGGTCCACAAGAATATCTCACCAAATGACAATACCCATTGTGCTACAAAAAACTTGGGTTCCGAGGATAAGTAGTACAATTTTGTCACAACCTATTAACCTTATTGGGGCACACTAGAGTCTAGACCCCACCCGCACATGGCTTCATCAAAGCCAATTTTGACTCCTTTGGTGGCACACAGGATTTGGTATTATATTCAGAAACCACCAACGACAAGTCTTGGCTTCACGGATGTAATATATGGAAAAAGATCCGTGTCCGTAAAATATCTGAGAGTGAGACTGCTTGCAATCAACTTTATTAAGAAAAGGAGTAGCAATGCGCATATCTCCAGTGATTTATAGAGGATTGTGTGGTCTACACATCTCCTTTTCACTTCAAGGGCTATACGAAGAACAGCAAATAGAGTTGTAGACAAGTTTTTGCTAAGCTAGCATTTCAATTTAATCAGTTGATAAATTACATCTCTTGTTGAGCTTCATGTACATGATATTGATCGTTAATAATATCTATCTAGCTTTCCTTGGTATTGATCCTTATTTTTCTAACCCACCTCAAAACACAATTGCTGTTTGTACCTcgtactgataaaaaaaatagctgTCAGACTGACACAATTGGCTTTACTTATGTTATGGGTACGTAGAGGAGCATCCAATGCAGATTGCTCAATATTGGATTCTGATgtacacaattttcttttagttgtgAAATAAAGCCCAACCTCCGACATTCACTTCTCaagaaaaagtttaaaatagaagataataaacgtaaaaaatttcttttgaaaGTGACAGAAGCATGGAAGTAATATGAAATATGGACTCATAATTTAGTACTTCACCCTAGGCTGACCCATAATAAAAGAGATAAGAAAGAAGTTCATGACAAgatgaataatttaacaaagagattcagataaaacaaaaaattataagaaaaaatatgtttgcAAAGATGCGTGctctttaaaattcttttttatacaGTTTTTGTAATCGAGTgaaatttatatgaattttattaaatatgtttttatgagTATCtgaatttcattaaatatttttgagtatatgaattttattaaatatgcaaatcttattctccatttattaaataatctttttgacagatttattaaataatttctgAGATAACAAATACATAAAATGACGACCGATAGAGCTCACTACAAAAAGCAAGTATTTattgcttttattttaaaaaataaggtgaGTTTAACTGATTACTAAACAAAGTACACAAGATCAACAAGTGGTATGATTATAATTGAGTTTGGTCAGAGTTTGAGTCTTTTATATTGAAAAAGATTTAATTGGAAGGAGAAATATTCACTAAATATAAATAGACAACTGTTTTTTTTACAAGGAATAATCATTAACAAGAATAAAAAGCTTACACCACTATTAAGGTGATCAAATATCCAAATACACATGTACATATGATACTAATACTTTGATAGATTCCATCTAACGGTACTACttgttttatgtaaaaaaaaaaaatttgtcaggtaaataaataaaaaaattgtaaccaTGTACTATTAGTACTACTTTTTCAATATAAGCTTTAGGCTTAATTAGTCATCTtatctttataatttgtattaactctaggttttaatttttatatctaaaaattttatgtttcaatCTTCATatgagtaaattttttatgttttaatttttattgttaattttccattgatgtaaaatcattacaaaataaaaatataagcacTAAATTAAacatacattatttttatttttatggagtggattcataattaaatataattatagacattaaaatgaaaagttaatACATGCTGTGCGGACGAAATGATTGATGAAACCTAATTTCAACCATGCTTTTGCTCTAATGCCACACTCTGTATTTCGCTCGTGACTACGAACATTgcaggaagaaagaaagaaaggcgATGGACCTCGGAAC
This region of Glycine soja cultivar W05 chromosome 17, ASM419377v2, whole genome shotgun sequence genomic DNA includes:
- the LOC114394120 gene encoding malate synthase, glyoxysomal is translated as MDIGTYGYPTPAVKKIESYYDVPEGVDIRGRYDAEFAKILTKDALKFVADLQREFRNHIKYALECRREAKKKYNEGALPEFDPATRYIREQEWVCAPVPPAVADRKVEITGPVDRKMVINALNSGAKVFMADFEDALSPGWENLMRGQVNLKDAVAGTISLHDKARNRVYKLNDQTAKLFVRPRGWHLPEAHILIDGEPATGCLVDFGLYFYHSYSAFRRTQGAGFGPFFYLPKMEHSREAKIWNNVFEKAEKVAGIERGSIRATVLIETLPAVFQMNEILYELKDHSVGLNCGRWDYIFSYVKTFQAHPDRLLPDRVLVGMTQHFMKSYSDLLIRTCHRRGVHAMGGMAAQIPIKEDPVANEVALELVRKDKLREVKAGHDGTWAAHPGLIPACMEIFNNNMGNASNQIDTVKSEDGANITEQDLLQIPRGARTMEGLRLNTRVGIQYVAAWLTGSGSVPLYNLMEDAATAEISRVQNWQWLKYGVELNGDGLGVKVNKELFGRVVEEEMARIEKEVGTEKFKKGMYKEACKIFTRQCTSPTLDDFLTLDAYNYIVVHHPRETSKL